The Brevibacillus brevis genome contains a region encoding:
- a CDS encoding YphA family membrane protein: MNEGTVAILIQWSLLCLVWMGSFDLQLRNMKMERRRVLAVISAFLICTFVSWEIYFAPIQVSLSGTILPLIASIILYTKLTSKIRRLYLLSALATALLLFWLRWLFFTDPILLFWDERIIVPAVGVSTIFLMSRTYLGQLFQLTLSMPLADAIHSLYFWKMSGSCHWGSEYAQDLLWSSLSLWALVSLVWSAIRRILGRTETESSHSDTGR; the protein is encoded by the coding sequence ATGAACGAGGGAACCGTTGCGATCCTTATCCAGTGGTCTTTGCTTTGTCTTGTCTGGATGGGAAGCTTTGACTTGCAGCTGCGAAACATGAAGATGGAACGCAGACGAGTGCTCGCAGTGATCAGCGCATTTTTAATTTGTACGTTTGTTAGCTGGGAAATCTATTTTGCCCCGATTCAAGTTAGTCTAAGTGGAACGATATTGCCACTGATCGCAAGCATCATCCTTTACACTAAGCTCACGTCCAAAATACGCAGATTGTACTTGCTGAGTGCGCTGGCAACGGCCCTTTTGCTATTTTGGCTGCGCTGGCTGTTTTTTACCGATCCGATCTTGCTGTTTTGGGATGAGAGGATCATCGTACCCGCTGTTGGAGTCAGTACGATTTTTTTGATGAGCAGAACCTATCTGGGACAGCTGTTTCAGCTCACGCTCTCCATGCCGCTCGCAGATGCGATTCATTCGCTGTATTTTTGGAAAATGTCAGGTTCCTGTCACTGGGGATCGGAGTATGCACAAGATCTGCTGTGGAGTAGCCTATCACTATGGGCTCTCGTCAGCTTAGTCTGGTCTGCGATTCGTCGTATCCTTGGCAGAACAGAAACAGAGTCTTCCCATTCCGATACGGGCAGGTGA
- a CDS encoding NAD(P)H-dependent glycerol-3-phosphate dehydrogenase, which translates to MRKVEGDVLIQNVTVIGAGSWGTALATVLADNGHQVTLWVRDTKLAEEINSKHVNEKYLPGEKLSANIVATANIQEAVVGKRIVLLVVPSHAMRQICQQLAPYLEPDVLLIHATKGFELESLKRMSEVIAEEVPGEIASRLAVLSGPSHAEEVVKRQPTTIVMASESEESMLRSQDLLMNTNFRVYTNPDLIGAEIAGALKNIIALGAGMSDGLGYGDNAKAALLTRGLAEISRLGIKLGAKPLTFSGLAGVGDLIATCTSKHSRNWRAGYMLGQGKKLDDVLAQMGMVVEGVRTTNAAFSLSQREQVEMPITSVLYGMLFEGKEARQGVEELMGRGKTFEMAYLNPDAE; encoded by the coding sequence ATGAGAAAAGTGGAGGGGGACGTATTGATTCAAAATGTTACGGTGATTGGGGCCGGAAGCTGGGGAACGGCACTTGCTACAGTTTTGGCGGACAACGGGCATCAGGTTACGCTTTGGGTTCGGGATACCAAGCTGGCAGAAGAAATAAACAGCAAGCATGTGAATGAAAAATACCTGCCGGGTGAAAAGCTTTCAGCTAACATTGTGGCGACGGCCAACATTCAAGAGGCTGTAGTAGGCAAGCGCATTGTTCTGCTGGTCGTTCCTTCCCATGCCATGCGCCAAATTTGTCAGCAACTGGCTCCATACCTAGAACCGGATGTCCTTTTGATTCATGCGACAAAAGGCTTTGAACTGGAAAGTCTGAAGCGAATGTCAGAAGTCATTGCAGAAGAGGTGCCAGGTGAGATTGCGTCCAGATTGGCTGTGTTGTCAGGACCAAGCCATGCCGAGGAAGTAGTCAAACGGCAACCAACGACAATTGTGATGGCGTCTGAATCGGAAGAAAGCATGCTGCGCTCGCAGGATTTGCTGATGAATACGAATTTTCGTGTGTATACCAACCCGGATTTGATTGGCGCTGAGATCGCCGGAGCGTTGAAGAACATCATTGCACTTGGTGCAGGCATGTCTGATGGCTTAGGGTATGGAGACAACGCCAAAGCAGCCTTGTTGACCCGTGGTTTGGCGGAAATTAGCCGTCTGGGCATCAAACTTGGTGCTAAGCCGCTTACGTTCTCAGGCTTGGCTGGTGTTGGCGATTTGATTGCCACATGTACGAGTAAACACAGCCGAAACTGGCGTGCAGGCTATATGCTCGGACAAGGAAAAAAACTCGATGACGTACTCGCACAGATGGGTATGGTCGTTGAAGGTGTTCGCACGACAAATGCAGCCTTTTCCTTATCGCAACGCGAGCAAGTTGAAATGCCAATCACTTCTGTCCTGTATGGTATGCTGTTTGAAGGAAAAGAAGCG
- the ypeB gene encoding germination protein YpeB, protein MVYGATARVLFPVALVALIGAGVWGYQEHNEKNSVLIKAENSYQRAFHDLTYHVDKLHDELGKSLVVNSRKQMTPILTNVWRLAYAAQADVGQLPLTLMAFSKTEEMLSRVADFSYRVAVRDLDKQPLSQSEYKTLKSLHTQAKDIQDELRKVQTLAMDKQLRWMDVETALANNDNHEDNTIIDGFQTIEKKVQEYPDLDWGVGIQSLDKKKQQRIKGIDGKPATKEEAEKNALAFLGLKPGDAKVEINENGKGQEYSAYSVRVTPNGHKTSINLDVTKRGGKVVWMMNERDVGEEKLDMKQAEEKGRVFLHNHGFDNMQVSEIDSYDRNALFTFVPVQDGVRIYPDGVVVEIALDNGEVTAYNSTEYLFNHKKRILSQPRLSKEEARKKVNPSVKVTDQRLALIEGKNDGKEVLTWEMTGSFEGNSYMVYINAMNGEEEEVVKMETGSGQNEGQ, encoded by the coding sequence ATGGTATATGGAGCAACAGCACGCGTGTTATTTCCCGTTGCCCTGGTTGCCTTAATAGGCGCTGGTGTGTGGGGATATCAGGAGCACAATGAGAAGAACTCGGTCCTGATCAAAGCGGAGAACTCATACCAACGAGCTTTTCACGATCTCACTTATCATGTGGACAAGCTGCACGATGAGCTTGGCAAATCACTGGTGGTCAACTCTCGCAAACAAATGACCCCAATCTTGACGAATGTTTGGCGGCTTGCCTATGCAGCACAAGCGGATGTCGGACAACTCCCATTGACATTGATGGCGTTTAGTAAAACCGAAGAAATGCTATCAAGAGTCGCAGATTTTTCCTATCGTGTCGCTGTTCGTGATCTGGACAAGCAGCCATTGAGTCAAAGTGAATACAAGACATTGAAGAGCCTGCATACCCAAGCAAAGGATATCCAGGATGAGCTGCGCAAGGTGCAAACCCTCGCGATGGACAAACAATTGAGGTGGATGGATGTCGAGACGGCATTAGCGAATAATGATAACCATGAGGACAATACCATCATCGACGGATTCCAAACCATTGAGAAAAAAGTGCAGGAATATCCTGATTTAGACTGGGGCGTCGGGATACAGAGTCTCGATAAGAAAAAGCAGCAGCGAATCAAAGGGATCGATGGCAAGCCCGCCACCAAAGAGGAAGCAGAGAAGAACGCACTGGCGTTTCTCGGGTTGAAGCCAGGAGATGCGAAAGTAGAAATAAACGAGAACGGCAAGGGCCAGGAATACTCGGCGTATAGCGTACGTGTCACGCCAAACGGGCACAAGACATCCATTAACCTCGATGTCACCAAACGCGGTGGAAAAGTTGTGTGGATGATGAACGAGCGTGACGTCGGCGAGGAAAAGCTGGACATGAAGCAGGCGGAAGAAAAAGGTCGCGTGTTCTTGCACAACCATGGATTTGACAATATGCAGGTTTCTGAGATTGACAGCTACGATCGCAACGCACTCTTTACGTTTGTTCCTGTTCAGGATGGCGTCAGAATTTATCCGGACGGGGTGGTCGTCGAGATTGCGTTGGACAATGGAGAGGTTACTGCCTATAACTCGACGGAGTATCTGTTTAATCACAAAAAAAGAATTCTCTCACAGCCCCGTCTCTCCAAAGAAGAAGCAAGGAAAAAAGTCAATCCAAGCGTAAAAGTGACGGATCAGCGACTTGCCCTTATCGAAGGGAAAAACGATGGGAAAGAAGTATTGACGTGGGAGATGACAGGCAGCTTTGAAGGAAATTCGTACATGGTCTATATCAACGCAATGAATGGAGAAGAAGAAGAAGTTGTGAAAATGGAAACGGGATCAGGACAGAACGAAGGACAATAG
- a CDS encoding flagellar brake protein: MMLPRIGQTIRLNFTSSSEETELQTFKSRVADLKDDVASIELPTCENTGRTGIFQPGTECLVWYVGEDGSRYEFRTAIVGRQSNHIPVLLLQLPVKEEIVRTQRRNYLRIDTTVDIAVKLDDPIRRYHFLARTLDISGGGLSFSCEESYHLKEKDNLHVWISLPSKSGQVQHAFVVMEIVRQKPAEEKGLHQWISGKFTQISEQDRAKVVRACYERQLELRKKGVVD, translated from the coding sequence ATGATGCTTCCACGAATTGGACAAACAATAAGACTAAACTTCACGAGTTCCTCAGAAGAAACGGAACTGCAAACTTTCAAAAGCCGTGTGGCTGATTTGAAGGATGATGTAGCTTCCATTGAGCTGCCAACCTGCGAAAACACTGGACGGACTGGGATATTTCAACCAGGGACGGAATGCTTGGTTTGGTATGTTGGCGAGGATGGTTCACGCTATGAATTCCGCACTGCGATTGTCGGCAGGCAAAGCAATCACATTCCTGTACTGCTTTTGCAACTGCCGGTCAAAGAGGAGATTGTGCGCACACAGCGACGAAACTACTTGAGAATTGACACCACGGTAGACATCGCAGTCAAACTGGATGATCCGATTCGACGCTATCATTTTCTGGCACGAACGCTGGATATCAGCGGTGGTGGTCTGTCTTTTAGCTGTGAGGAAAGCTATCATTTGAAGGAAAAAGACAACTTGCACGTTTGGATTTCCCTTCCAAGTAAAAGTGGACAGGTTCAACACGCTTTTGTTGTGATGGAAATCGTCAGACAAAAACCGGCAGAAGAAAAAGGTTTGCACCAATGGATTTCGGGTAAGTTCACCCAAATCAGTGAGCAAGATCGGGCAAAAGTGGTTAGAGCGTGTTACGAGAGACAGCTAGAGCTTCGCAAAAAAGGCGTTGTGGATTGA
- the cmk gene encoding (d)CMP kinase, with the protein MNIAIDGPAGAGKSTVAQKVAGQLEYVYIDTGAMYRALAWAVHHHQLPINDESAVSELLQKNKIHLIRENGQQHVYWNEIDVTSWIRSTEVSQYASIVASYGSVREQMLVLQRRLATQGNVVMDGRDIGTHVLPDADVKIFLTASIQERAERRWKELLAKGTQTDLAELEKEIEERDRRDMQREVAPLRQAEDAVLVDTTGMTIDQVVDRILQICERTGESTH; encoded by the coding sequence ATGAACATTGCCATTGATGGACCAGCGGGAGCAGGCAAAAGTACTGTCGCCCAAAAAGTAGCGGGACAACTGGAATACGTGTACATTGACACGGGTGCCATGTATCGTGCCCTCGCTTGGGCAGTCCACCATCATCAGCTCCCTATCAACGATGAGTCTGCAGTTTCCGAACTTTTGCAAAAAAACAAGATTCACCTGATTCGGGAAAACGGACAGCAACATGTATACTGGAATGAAATCGATGTCACAAGCTGGATACGTTCCACAGAAGTGAGCCAGTACGCCTCCATTGTTGCGAGCTACGGTTCCGTACGTGAACAAATGCTTGTGCTCCAGCGACGATTGGCTACTCAAGGCAATGTCGTCATGGACGGGAGAGATATCGGTACGCATGTTTTGCCAGATGCAGATGTGAAGATATTTCTGACGGCCTCCATCCAAGAGCGTGCAGAACGCCGCTGGAAGGAACTACTCGCAAAAGGTACCCAGACCGACTTGGCTGAGCTGGAAAAAGAAATCGAAGAGCGAGATCGACGGGACATGCAGAGAGAAGTAGCACCGTTGCGCCAGGCGGAAGATGCCGTTTTGGTAGACACAACAGGAATGACCATTGATCAGGTGGTCGATCGCATCTTGCAAATCTGCGAGCGAACGGGAGAGTCAACCCATTGA
- a CDS encoding lysophospholipid acyltransferase family protein — protein sequence MSYYRLFRGFFRIIFSLVFRWQVIGREHIPKEGPVILCANHISLWDPPLLGSGIERQVHFMAKEELFKIPVLSFLITKFGAFPVKRGAGDRAAIRTTLKLLEDGKIFGIFPEGTRSKTGEPGEAMPGVAMFALKSEAAVIPVAIIGPYRPFRSIMIVYGKPIDLTQLREAKASADTLKEASDLIMEHIKQLRNQHLS from the coding sequence TTGAGTTACTATCGTTTATTCAGAGGTTTTTTCCGCATCATTTTTTCGCTTGTCTTTCGTTGGCAAGTGATCGGGCGTGAACATATACCTAAGGAAGGCCCAGTGATCCTTTGTGCCAACCATATTTCTTTGTGGGATCCACCCCTTCTCGGGAGTGGTATCGAGCGTCAGGTTCATTTCATGGCCAAAGAAGAGCTTTTCAAAATTCCGGTCTTATCCTTTTTGATTACCAAATTTGGTGCATTTCCGGTCAAACGGGGTGCAGGAGATCGTGCGGCCATTCGCACGACTCTCAAATTGCTGGAAGATGGAAAAATCTTTGGAATCTTTCCAGAGGGAACCCGTAGCAAAACAGGGGAACCAGGGGAAGCAATGCCGGGTGTGGCGATGTTTGCTCTCAAGTCAGAAGCCGCGGTCATTCCGGTAGCCATTATCGGGCCATATCGACCGTTTCGTTCCATTATGATCGTTTACGGTAAACCGATCGATCTGACTCAACTGCGCGAGGCCAAAGCAAGCGCTGATACGTTGAAGGAAGCGAGCGATCTGATTATGGAGCACATCAAGCAATTACGGAACCAGCATCTCTCTTAG
- the der gene encoding ribosome biogenesis GTPase Der codes for MGLPVVAIVGRPNVGKSTIFNRLIGERVAIVEDMPGVTRDRLYGKGEWLTHTFHVIDTGGIEFGETDEILTQMRYQAELAIDEADVIIMIADSRTGVTDADVELSRMLNRTGKPVVLAVNKADNPEMRADIYDFYSLGLGEPFPVSGSHGLGLGDMLEEVVQHFPAEDDEEKRDDVIRVSIIGRPNVGKSSLTNAILGEERVIVSDVAGTTRDAIDTPFERDGQSYVLVDTAGMRKRGKVYETTEKYSVMRAMRSIEDSDVVLVVINGEEGIIEQDKKIAGYAHEAGRGVIIIVNKWDAIEKDDKTMQRFTELIREEFKYLDYAPIMYVSAKSKQRVHTILPKVNEVAQAHAMRIPTAVLNDLVTDATIRTPPPSDRGKRLKINYATQATVKPPTFILFVNDPELMHFSYERYIENKIREAFVFEGTPVRIWTRKKT; via the coding sequence ATGGGATTACCAGTGGTAGCCATTGTGGGGAGACCCAACGTGGGGAAGTCCACGATTTTTAACAGATTGATTGGCGAACGAGTCGCGATCGTGGAGGATATGCCGGGAGTAACCCGTGACCGCCTGTACGGGAAAGGTGAATGGTTAACGCATACTTTCCATGTGATTGATACCGGTGGAATTGAGTTTGGCGAGACCGACGAGATTCTTACACAGATGCGTTACCAGGCAGAGCTCGCGATTGACGAAGCAGATGTCATCATTATGATTGCAGATAGCCGCACAGGTGTGACAGATGCGGACGTTGAACTGTCACGGATGCTGAATCGGACAGGAAAACCTGTCGTACTCGCGGTGAACAAAGCGGATAATCCGGAAATGCGTGCGGATATTTACGATTTTTATTCCTTGGGTCTGGGCGAGCCATTCCCTGTTTCTGGTAGCCATGGCCTTGGCCTGGGCGATATGCTGGAGGAAGTGGTTCAGCATTTCCCAGCAGAGGATGACGAAGAGAAAAGAGACGATGTTATTCGTGTATCCATCATCGGTCGTCCAAACGTCGGGAAGTCTTCCTTGACGAATGCGATTCTCGGTGAAGAGCGAGTCATTGTCAGTGATGTTGCCGGAACGACCCGTGATGCGATCGACACGCCATTTGAGCGTGATGGCCAAAGCTACGTTCTCGTAGATACGGCAGGTATGCGCAAGCGTGGAAAAGTGTATGAAACAACGGAAAAATACAGTGTGATGCGTGCGATGCGTTCCATTGAAGATTCCGATGTCGTTCTTGTTGTCATTAACGGGGAAGAGGGCATTATCGAGCAGGATAAGAAGATCGCGGGTTATGCACATGAGGCTGGCCGTGGGGTCATTATTATCGTGAACAAATGGGATGCTATTGAAAAAGACGACAAAACGATGCAACGCTTCACAGAATTGATCCGCGAAGAATTTAAATACCTGGATTACGCTCCGATCATGTATGTGTCTGCAAAATCGAAGCAACGTGTCCATACAATTCTACCGAAGGTCAATGAAGTAGCTCAAGCACATGCGATGCGCATTCCTACCGCGGTTCTCAATGATTTGGTAACAGATGCGACGATCCGTACACCTCCACCATCTGATCGCGGCAAACGCTTGAAGATCAACTACGCGACACAGGCAACAGTGAAACCACCGACGTTCATTCTGTTTGTGAACGATCCGGAACTTATGCACTTCTCCTATGAACGTTACATAGAGAACAAGATCCGTGAAGCCTTTGTATTTGAAGGCACACCAGTTAGAATCTGGACACGGAAAAAAACGTAG
- a CDS encoding capping complex subunit for YIEGIA, protein MTGSILAVITTNKDRIAGGVPIFIESTTEKMQQTAFTLEKILDAMVHEVSDDTLIIVRHK, encoded by the coding sequence ATGACAGGATCCATCTTGGCGGTGATTACGACGAACAAAGACAGGATTGCGGGTGGTGTCCCGATTTTTATCGAGTCTACTACGGAGAAGATGCAACAAACAGCTTTCACGCTGGAAAAGATACTGGACGCGATGGTGCATGAAGTGAGCGACGATACCCTTATCATTGTTCGGCATAAGTAG
- the rpsA gene encoding 30S ribosomal protein S1: protein MMEETNVSLTDATTISVGDVVKATVTKVEDKQALVDLGYKYDGLIPISELSPLHVEKVSDVVAVGDTFEVKVIKLNDEKEELVVSKKAVAMESSWSDLEQKMQAGEIIEATVKEVVKGGLVVDVGVRGFIPASMVERHFVEDFSDYKGKTLALKVVEMDKEKNKVILSHKAVLEDEAKVQKQSIMDKIQVGQVLEGTVQRMTDFGVFVDIGGVDGLVHVSELAWNRVDKPSDVVKEGDKVQVKVLKIDRENERIGLSIKETQAGPWANVAEDFKAGSILNGTVKRLVSFGAFIELAPGIEGLVHISQIANRRVNTPSEVLKEGQEVQVKVLDVVPQEQRISLSIRAVEEDRVEQAERASKREQQQFTQENNQPMGVTLGELFGDLKDKFK, encoded by the coding sequence ATGATGGAAGAAACGAACGTAAGCTTGACGGATGCAACAACCATTTCCGTAGGAGATGTCGTAAAAGCGACCGTAACAAAAGTTGAGGACAAACAAGCGCTTGTAGATCTAGGCTACAAGTACGATGGTCTGATTCCTATCAGCGAACTGTCTCCACTGCATGTTGAAAAGGTATCTGATGTAGTAGCGGTTGGTGATACTTTCGAAGTGAAAGTCATCAAGCTAAACGACGAGAAAGAAGAACTCGTTGTTTCCAAGAAAGCCGTAGCGATGGAATCCTCTTGGTCTGATCTTGAGCAAAAAATGCAAGCGGGTGAAATCATCGAAGCGACCGTGAAAGAAGTAGTGAAGGGCGGACTGGTTGTTGATGTAGGCGTTCGCGGCTTCATTCCGGCTTCCATGGTAGAGCGTCATTTCGTTGAAGATTTCTCCGATTACAAAGGCAAGACGTTGGCTTTGAAAGTAGTAGAAATGGATAAGGAAAAGAATAAAGTCATCCTTTCCCACAAAGCGGTTTTGGAAGACGAAGCAAAAGTGCAAAAGCAATCCATTATGGATAAGATCCAAGTGGGTCAAGTATTGGAAGGAACGGTTCAGCGCATGACCGATTTCGGCGTATTCGTGGATATCGGTGGTGTTGATGGATTGGTTCACGTATCTGAACTTGCTTGGAACCGTGTAGATAAGCCGTCCGATGTCGTGAAAGAAGGCGACAAAGTACAAGTGAAGGTCCTCAAAATTGACCGTGAAAACGAACGCATTGGCCTTAGCATCAAGGAAACGCAAGCAGGACCTTGGGCGAACGTTGCAGAAGATTTCAAAGCGGGCTCTATTTTGAATGGAACGGTAAAACGTTTGGTGTCCTTCGGTGCATTTATTGAGCTGGCTCCTGGAATCGAAGGCCTCGTACACATCTCCCAAATTGCAAACCGCCGGGTGAATACACCGAGTGAGGTGTTGAAAGAGGGCCAAGAAGTACAGGTGAAAGTTTTGGATGTTGTTCCGCAAGAACAGCGCATTAGCCTCAGCATCCGTGCAGTAGAAGAAGATCGTGTGGAGCAGGCAGAACGTGCGAGCAAGCGTGAACAGCAACAATTCACACAAGAAAACAACCAACCAATGGGCGTGACATTGGGCGAGTTGTTCGGTGATCTGAAAGACAAGTTCAAGTAA
- a CDS encoding YIEGIA family protein, with translation MLKELLAYEYVFPLVLGFLFGIMCRIHLLRTDYRQYPTYPHGKIIHVSLGVIASALGALAIPALLKENYTAVTFLTVAAQQFRDVRNMERTTLTEIDKQELVPRGGPYIEGIAMVFEGRNYMVMFTSLVTTTATILFHWWGGVIAGVIALMISRKLRSGKTLSLIAEIEPGEVRVDGKDLYVNDIYIMNVGLADAQEIIREQGVGFILTPRDANAKVTIAHPGQRQAILHDVATQLGVYTDTGEPSLTPLVKRDIQSGRLGVFLLPQEKNLERATSVIRAVPILESVFRMPTKTRIVKKEL, from the coding sequence GTGTTGAAGGAATTGCTAGCTTATGAATATGTTTTTCCTTTAGTTCTGGGCTTCCTGTTCGGCATTATGTGCCGGATTCATCTTTTGCGAACAGATTATCGACAATATCCAACCTATCCTCACGGAAAAATTATTCACGTTTCACTTGGGGTTATCGCATCCGCGCTCGGAGCGTTAGCGATTCCTGCGCTGCTCAAGGAGAATTACACGGCAGTGACATTTTTGACGGTGGCGGCTCAACAATTTCGCGATGTCAGGAACATGGAACGCACTACGCTCACGGAGATTGATAAGCAAGAGCTGGTGCCCCGTGGTGGCCCTTATATCGAAGGAATCGCAATGGTGTTTGAGGGACGCAATTACATGGTCATGTTTACCTCTTTGGTGACAACGACGGCTACCATCCTTTTTCATTGGTGGGGGGGTGTCATTGCGGGTGTCATCGCCCTGATGATCTCTCGCAAGCTGCGCTCTGGAAAAACACTGTCGCTGATTGCAGAGATCGAGCCGGGCGAAGTGAGAGTGGATGGAAAAGACTTGTATGTCAACGATATTTACATCATGAACGTCGGGTTGGCAGATGCCCAAGAGATCATACGTGAGCAAGGTGTAGGCTTTATTTTGACGCCGAGGGATGCCAATGCCAAAGTCACAATTGCCCACCCAGGACAGCGGCAAGCGATTTTGCACGATGTCGCGACGCAGCTTGGCGTTTATACAGATACGGGAGAGCCATCACTAACACCGCTGGTAAAACGTGATATACAGTCAGGGAGACTGGGTGTATTTTTATTGCCGCAAGAAAAAAATTTGGAACGCGCAACGTCCGTCATTCGTGCAGTCCCGATTCTCGAAAGCGTCTTCCGAATGCCAACGAAGACTAGAATCGTGAAAAAGGAGCTGTAG
- the plsY gene encoding glycerol-3-phosphate 1-O-acyltransferase PlsY has product MVLLSWVLSYLIGSISFSYLIAKKVAGIDIRSHGSGNAGATNTLRVLGKGPGIAVLLLDALKGIAAMGLTHLMTGDPAAYAVAGLFVIAGHNWPIFFGFRGGKGIATTLGVVLGFSPLAFLIAAVLAVIVIAITRFVSLGSLVIVTVIPFTLYLLDKPVSFIWASLAIAIFAYIRHYNNIRNLLSGNERKLGDKSNRKLG; this is encoded by the coding sequence ATGGTGTTATTATCCTGGGTGCTTAGCTATTTAATCGGTTCTATTAGCTTTAGCTATCTTATCGCCAAAAAAGTCGCAGGAATTGACATACGTTCTCATGGCAGCGGAAATGCCGGTGCAACCAATACCCTAAGGGTGTTAGGAAAAGGCCCCGGCATTGCCGTTCTCCTTCTTGATGCATTAAAAGGAATAGCTGCGATGGGACTGACTCACCTGATGACAGGGGACCCGGCAGCGTATGCAGTGGCAGGCTTGTTTGTTATCGCCGGTCACAATTGGCCGATCTTTTTTGGATTCCGGGGGGGAAAAGGCATTGCGACCACGCTGGGTGTCGTGTTAGGGTTTTCTCCCTTGGCATTTTTGATCGCTGCCGTGTTGGCTGTCATCGTCATTGCGATCACTCGATTTGTTTCATTAGGATCATTGGTTATCGTAACGGTTATTCCATTTACCCTTTACTTGTTGGACAAACCTGTTTCCTTTATTTGGGCGAGCTTGGCGATCGCAATCTTTGCTTACATTCGTCATTATAATAATATCCGCAATCTTCTTTCAGGAAACGAACGGAAACTAGGAGATAAGTCCAACCGGAAGCTGGGATAA
- the fni gene encoding type 2 isopentenyl-diphosphate Delta-isomerase, whose product MDRRSIRKLDHIRNALVTGEDGANSFDDVSFVPNSLPNAAFAETSLDTEIASLRLSSPIMINAMTGGAGGTTQINQKLAIIARERNLAMAVGSQMAALRDPDVTDSYRIVRREHPQGILFANVGAEATVEQAIAAVEMIEANGLQIHLNVMQELLMPEGDRDFRGYLDRIQAIRESLDVPVIVKEVGFGMAKESIEKLIEIGIRTIDVGGRGGTNFAQVENMRSEHPHVMFEDWGFTTVESLLEANAVGHPGMSYIATGGVRHGLDVVKAASLGASAVGMAGAMLRLVQRESLEECLSTVDRWHHQIRVAMTVLGMKGLDDAVCTPVMITGKTAERARLRHMQLERLAQR is encoded by the coding sequence ATGGATCGTCGTTCGATTAGAAAACTGGACCATATTCGAAATGCCCTTGTCACTGGGGAAGACGGTGCGAATAGCTTTGATGATGTCAGCTTTGTTCCGAACAGCTTGCCGAATGCAGCGTTTGCTGAAACCTCACTGGACACCGAGATCGCATCCTTGCGACTCTCCTCACCGATCATGATTAATGCGATGACAGGTGGGGCTGGTGGGACTACGCAGATCAATCAAAAACTGGCGATCATTGCGAGGGAACGCAATCTGGCTATGGCTGTCGGCTCCCAAATGGCAGCTCTGCGTGATCCAGATGTTACGGATAGTTATCGGATTGTCAGAAGGGAACATCCACAGGGGATTTTATTTGCAAATGTGGGGGCGGAGGCGACAGTGGAGCAGGCAATAGCAGCAGTGGAGATGATAGAAGCGAACGGACTGCAAATCCATCTGAATGTCATGCAAGAGCTGTTGATGCCTGAGGGGGATCGGGATTTTCGCGGCTATCTCGACAGGATTCAAGCGATCAGGGAGAGCCTGGATGTGCCGGTTATTGTCAAAGAAGTCGGTTTTGGCATGGCGAAGGAATCAATCGAGAAGCTCATAGAAATCGGGATCAGAACAATCGATGTGGGTGGAAGAGGCGGAACAAATTTTGCTCAAGTCGAAAATATGCGAAGTGAACATCCTCACGTCATGTTCGAGGATTGGGGATTCACGACGGTGGAAAGCTTGCTGGAAGCGAATGCTGTCGGTCATCCGGGAATGTCGTATATAGCAACAGGCGGTGTTCGTCATGGACTAGATGTAGTCAAAGCCGCTTCTTTAGGCGCCTCCGCTGTCGGGATGGCAGGGGCAATGCTGCGTCTGGTTCAACGCGAATCTCTGGAAGAATGCTTGTCTACCGTCGACAGATGGCATCATCAGATACGTGTGGCGATGACGGTGCTAGGAATGAAAGGGTTGGATGACGCCGTTTGTACTCCTGTTATGATCACGGGAAAAACAGCAGAGAGAGCCAGGCTTCGTCACATGCAATTGGAGAGACTGGCGCAACGTTAG